A window of Castanea sativa cultivar Marrone di Chiusa Pesio chromosome 1, ASM4071231v1 contains these coding sequences:
- the LOC142626730 gene encoding uncharacterized protein LOC142626730 → MDPLKYLMEKLVQDGKTTKWVLLLSKFDIKYVTKKSMKGRAIADHLAHCSPEEVEEVQGDFSNEDIMEIEVKSWKMYFNRVINQNGSGIGVLLISPKGTHISFSGRLNFPTTNNATKYEACIMGLQEALGLGVKELEVYEDSALIISQFQNK, encoded by the coding sequence ATGGATCCTTTGAAGTACTTAATGGAAAAACTCGTGCAAGATGGGAAGACTACTAAATGGGTCTtgcttttgtcaaaatttgatattaagtatgtgaCTAAAAAATCTATGAAAGGGAGAGCAATCGCCGATCACTTAGCCCATTGTTCACCAGAAGAAGTTGAAGAGGTCCAAGGGGACTTTTCGAACGAAGATATCATGGAGATTGAGGTAAaatcatggaagatgtattttaATAGAGTAATAAATCAAAATGGAAGTGGAATTGGGGTTCTCTTAATTTCACCAAAAGGGACACACATTTCATTTTCTGGCAGACTTAACTTTCCTACCACCAACAATGCCACAAAATATGAAGCTTGCATTATGGGTCTACAAGAAGCCTTAGGCCTAGGAGTGAAGGAGTTGGAGGTATACGAAGATTCAGCTCTAATCATCTCTCAATTTCAGAATAAATGA